The following proteins come from a genomic window of Salvia hispanica cultivar TCC Black 2014 chromosome 4, UniMelb_Shisp_WGS_1.0, whole genome shotgun sequence:
- the LOC125222521 gene encoding ras-related protein RABC2a-like, producing the protein MGSSGQGQSNYDLSFKILLIGDSAVGKSSLLVSFISNVVDDLSPTVGVDFKIKFLTVSGKKLKLTIWDTAGQERFRTLTSSYYRGAHGIILVYDVTRRDTFTNLSDVWAKELELYSTNEDCLKMLVGNKVDRESERVVSREEGMSLAKDLGCLFLECSARTRENVEQCFSELALKIMEVPRLLEEGSTVKRNILKQKQEHQTPPSGGCCT; encoded by the exons ATGGGGAGTTCAGGTCAGGGGCAGAGCAACTATGATCTATCGTTTAAGATCCTGCTCATCGGAGATTCCGCCGTCGGCAAGAGCAGCCTGCTCGTCAGTTTCATTTCCAACGTAGTCGACGATCTTTCCCCTACCGTAG GTGTGGATTTTAAGATCAAGTTTCTCACTGTTAGTGGGAAGAAACTGAAGCTTACCATTTGGGACACAG CTGGACAAGAAAGATTTAGGACGCTAACAAGCTCATATTATAGAGGTGCTCATGGAATCATTCTCG TTTATGACGTTACAAGGAGAGATACATTTACAAACTTATCTGATGTATGGGCTAAGGAGCTGGAGCTATACTCCACCAATGAGGATTGCTTGAAGATGCTTGTTGGGAATAAAGTCGATAGG GAATCTGAACGAGTTGTAAGCAGGGAAGAAGGGATGAGTCTTGCGAAAGACCTTGGATGTCTGTTCTTGGAATGCAGCGCCAGAACTCGAGAAAATGTTGAGCAATGTTTCTCAGAACTAGCATTGAAG ATAATGGAGGTGCCAAGGCTGCTCGAAGAAGGATCAACAGTGAAGAGAAATATCTTGAAACAGAAACAAGAACATCAGACACCCCCCAGTGGTGGTTGCTGCACGTAG
- the LOC125221003 gene encoding alpha carbonic anhydrase 7-like, with protein sequence MESRITSLYILAPLVISCIVLFCNAQEVEDEREFDYWAKSEKGPRNWGKLKKEWGACNNGNLQSPIDISDKRVKIISKTENTKVYYKVGNAILKNRGHDIQIEWSGGAGSLFINGINYPLRYAHWHSPSEHTINGRRYDMELHLVHLSTNPNLKNRIAVVGILYKIGTPDPILSKIMSNISSIVDNKDDESALGMMDPNDIQIGSERFYRYLGSLTTPPCTEGVIWTLNKKVKTVSRKQVRLLREAVHDYAEENARPLQTRNNRDLYLYGPGDSD encoded by the exons atggagaGTAGAATTACATCTCTCTACATTCTAGCCCCCCTTGTTATTTCTTGCATTGTTCTGTTTTGCAATGCTCAAGAAGTAG AGGATGAAAGGGAGTTTGATTATTGGGCAAAAAGTGAAAAGGGTCCAAGAAATTGGGGAAAACTAAAGAAAGAATGGGGTGCATGCAACAATGGCAATTTGCAATCTCCAATAGATATTTCAGATAAAAGAGTAAAGATAATTTCAAAGACGGAAAATACTAAGGTTTACTACAAAGTTGGTAATGCAATTTTGAAGAATAGAGGGCATGATATACAA ATTGAGTGGAGTGGTGGCGCTGGATCACTATTCATCAACGGCATCAATTACCCTCTCCGGTACGCCCATTGGCACTCTCCCTCAGAGCACACTATCAACGGCCGAAG GTACGACATGGAGCTGCATTTGGTGCACCTAAGCACAAATCCTAATCTGAAAAATAGGATAGCCGTCGTTGGAATCTTGTACAAGATCGGAACGCCTGATCCAATTCTTTCCAAG ATAATGTCAAATATATCCTCGATTGTTGATAACAAAGACGACGAAAGTGCTCTGGGAATGATGGACCCCAACGATATACAAATTGGTAGCGAAAGATTTTACAGATATTTGGGGTCACTCACAACCCCTCCATGTACAGAAGGAGTTATTTGGACCCTTAATAAAAAG GTGAAGACCGTTTCCAGAAAACAAGTTAGGTTGCTGAGAGAAGCTGTTCATGAT TACGCAGAGGAAAATGCTAGACCCTTGCAGACTCGTAACAACCGGGATTTGTACCTTTATGGGCCAGGAGATTCCGATtga
- the LOC125221867 gene encoding splicing factor 3A subunit 2-like — MDREWGSKPGSGGAATAQNEAIDRRERLRRLALETIDLAKDPYFMRNHLGSYECKLCLTLHNNEGNYLAHTQGKRHQTNLAKRAAREAKEAPAQPQPHKRKVNLKKVVKIGRPGYRVTKQFDPETKQRSLLFQIEYPEIEDNTKPRHRFMSSFEQKVQPFDKRYQYLLFAAEPYEIIAFKVPSIEIDKSTPKFFSHWDPDSKMFTLQLYFKTKPPEANKPQPPPAANGTLLPPPPPQGPPPAPPSGNPPRPPMPGSLPPPPLTNGPRPMPPGGNLPAPPPPPVGSGHMANFTPGAQMGRPPMPPPQGFPGQQMQGPGMYQPPPPNMG; from the exons ATGGACAGGGAGTGGGGTTCGAAGCCGGGAAGCGGAGGCGCCGCTACCGCTCAGAATGAGGCCATCGACCGAAGGGAGCGGCTCCGCCGACTTGCCCTCGAAACCATTGATTTGGCCAAAGATCCCTATTTCATGCGCAATCACCTTGGAAG CTACGAGTGTAAGCTCTGCTTGACCTTGCACAACAATGAGGGGAATTACTTGGCGCACACACAGGGAAAGCGTCACCAGACCAACTTGGCTAAGCGAGCAGCTCGTGAAGCCAAAGAAGCTCCGGCTCAGCCGCAACCTCATAAGCGCAAAGTCAATCTGAAGAAAGTTG TTAAAATTGGTCGGCCTGGATATCGTGTGACCAAGCAATTTGACCCAGAGACCAAACAGAGGTCACTGCTTTTCCAG ATAGAATATCCTGAGATTGAGGACAATACAAAGCCAAGACATCGGTTTATGTCATCCTTTGAGCAG AAAGTTCAGCCGTTCGATAAAAGGTATCAATACCTATTGTTTGCTGCTGAACCATATGAAATTATAGCTTTCAAG GTTCCGAGTATAGAGATTGACAAGTCAACTCCCAAATTCTTCTCCCACTGGGATCCAGACTCAAAGATGTTCACG TTGCAGTTGTACTTTAAGACGAAACCACCAGAGGCAAATAAACCTCAACCTCCTCCTGCAGCTAATGGGACTTTGCTGCCACCACCTCCTCCACAAGGACCCCCTCCAGCACCACCAAGTGGTAATCCTCCTAGGCCTCCAATGCCTGGATCCTtacctcctcctcctctaACCAATGGGCCAAGGCCTATGCCTCCTGGTGGAAATCTGCCCGCCCCACCTCCTCCCCCTGTTGGCAGTGGTCATATGGCAAATTTTACCCCTGGTGCACAAATGGGAAGGCCTCCTATGCCACCTCCTCAAGGTTTCCCTGGGCAGCAAATGCAGGGTCCTGGAATGTACCAACCCCCTCCACCTAACATGGGTTGA
- the LOC125221868 gene encoding 30S ribosomal protein S16-2, chloroplastic/mitochondrial-like translates to MAVRLRLSRFGCRNKPFYRLMAADSRSPRDGKHLEVLGYYNPLPGQDGGKRMGVNFDRVKYWLSVGAQPSDPVQRLLFRAGLLPPPPMLAMGRKGGARDMRPVDPLSGRFMTEAMQVKQKVDDGESESC, encoded by the exons ATGGCAGTACGATTGAGGCTGTCGAGATTTGGATGTAGGAACAAGCCATTCTACAGATTGATGGCTGCAGATAGCCGATCTCCTAGAGACGGCAAACATTTGGAAGTGTTGGGCTACTACAACCCCCTTCCTG GTCAGGATGGCGGCAAACGAATGGGAGTTAACTTTGACAGGGTGAA GTACTGGCTTTCCGTTGGCGCACAGCCCTCTGATCCTGTTCAGCGCCTTCTATTTCGAGCAGGCTTATTACCCCCACCTCCCATGCTAGCAATGGGACGGAAAGGAGGCGCACGAGACATGCGCCCAGTTGATCCACTGAGTGGGCGTTTTATGACAGAGGCGATGCAAGTAAAGCAGAAAGTTGATGATGGTGAGAGTgagagttgttga
- the LOC125221866 gene encoding phosphatidylinositol 4-phosphate 5-kinase 9, which produces MSGPGATASNVERGLSISNRTKSLDSSISNEKSCINESNGEVSRSSLETFSFRTGKILLGNGESYSGFLHGNVPEGAGDYVWSDGCKYEGEWRSGMRHGHGKLQWPSGAIYEGEFSGGYMHGNGTYTRPDKLTYKGRWRLNLKHGLGYQDFPNRDVFEGSWIQGSPEGPGKYTWSNRNVYSGNMKGGKMSGKGTLTWINGDSYEGNWLNGMMHGFGVYTWVDGGCYVGTWTRGLKDGKGTFYPNGRKLPASQQLYLNALRKKGLLPDHRKQNQVSHIQHETATDLGDAKVGSNRASVENASDKLSKGGLLHLEQSHTSNVSLERRWSLEVSIEKVLGHVRSSSVSDSILGGEEDEDLTSPILEREYMQGVLITEIVLNNRFSPTSRRANRRQKKLAREIKRPGEQIIKGHRSYDLMLSLQLGIRYTVGKITPIQRREVRTTDFGPRASFWMNFPKEGSQLTPSHQSEDFKWKDYCPMVFRNLRELFGIDAADYMMSICGNDALRELSSPGKSGSVFFLSQDDRFMIKTLRKSEVKVLLRMLPNYHNHVRRYDNTLITKFFGLHRIKPSSGQKFRFVVMGNMFCTELRIHRRFDLKGSSLGRSADKVEIEENTILKDLDLNYSFYLEPTWRDALLEQIKIDSKFLESEDIMDYSLLLGVHYRAPQHLRSLMSYSQRISVDALGIVAEDESMEDEISPQGLVLVPRSSDDSSVVTGPHIRGSRLRASSSTGDEEVDLLLPGTARLQIQLGVNMPARAEKLHGDDAREAFQEVYDVVLYLGIIDILQEYNITKKIEHAYKSVQFDSVKISAVDPKFYSERFLEFIQKVFPSNGVPG; this is translated from the exons ATGTCTGGCCCTGGGGCCACTGCGAGTAATGTTGAAAGAGGACTCTCTATATCTAACCGGACAAAGTCACTTGATTCCTCCATATCTAATGAGAAAAGCTGTATAAATGAATCTAATGGAGAGGTTTCTCGTTCTTCGTTAGAAACTTTCAGCTTTAGAACTGGAAAGATCTTATTGGGCAATGGAGAGTCTTATTCTGGATTCCTGCATGGCAATGTGCCGGAGGGGGCAGGGGATTATGTCTGGTCAGATGGTTGTAAATATGAGGGTGAGTGGAGAAGTGGGATGAGGCATGGGCATGGAAAACTTCAATGGCCATCTGGTGCCATCTATGAAGGTGAGTTTTCAGGTGGCTATATGCATGGTAATGGAACGTATACTAGACCTGACAAACTGACCTATAAGGGTCGGTGGCGGTTGAATTTAAAGCATGGTTTGGGGTATCAAGATTTCCCAAACCGAGATGTGTTTGAAGGATCATGGATCCAGGGTTCCCCAGAAGGACCTGGGAAGTACACTTGGTCCAACAGAAATGTGTATTCGGGAAATATGAAAGGGGGCAAAATGTCCGGTAAGGGAACTCTCACTTGGATTAATGGTGATTCATATGAAGGCAACTGGTTGAATGGTATGATGCATGGGTTTGGAGTATACACATGGGTTGATGGTGGTTGCTATGTTGGAACTTGGACACGGGGGCTGAAGGATGGGAAAGGTACATTTTATCCAAATGGCAGGAAGCTTCCAGCTAGTCAGCAGTTGTATctcaatgctttgagaaaaaAAGGACTGCTACCCGACCATAGAAAGCAGAATCAGGTTTCCCATATTCAACATGAAACGGCAACAGATTTGGGAGATGCTAAGGTTGGTTCGAACCGAGCTTCTGTTGAGAATGCATCTGATAAACTCTCCAAGGGAGGCCTACTACATCTGGAACAATCTCACACCTCAAATGTGTCCCTTGAAAGGCGTTGGAGCCTTGAGGTATCCATTGAGAAAGTTTTAGGGCATGTGAGATCATCGAGTGTCTCTGATAGCATTCTGGGaggtgaagaagatgaagactTGACTTCTCCAATACTGGAAAGAGAATACATGCAAGGGGTACTGATCACTGAAATCGTATTAAACAACCGCTTTTCACCAACCTCAAGAAGAGCAAATAGGCGGCAAAAGAAACTTGCAAGAGAAATAAAGAGGCCAGGCGAACAAATTATCAAAGGCCATAGGAGTTATGATTTGATGTTAAGTTTGCAGCTCGGAATTAg ATATACTGTGGGTAAAATTACCCCCATACAAAGGCGAGAAGTCAGGACTACTGATTTCGGTCCTCGTGCCAGCTTTTGGATGAATTTTCCTAAAGAAGGCTCACAGTTGACACCTTCGCATCAGTCTGAGGATTTCAAGTGGAAAGATTATTGCCCTATGGTTTTCAG AAACCTGAGAGAGTTGTTTGGAATTGATGCTGCTGACTACATGATGTCAATCTGTGGAAATGATGCCCTAAGAGAACTTTCATCTCCGGGGAAGAGTGGCAGTGTCTTTTTCCTGTCTCAAGATGATCGTTTTATGATCAAAACACTGCGGAAGTCTGAAGTTAAG GTTCTGCTGCGGATGCTTCCAAACTATCATAATCATGTGCGCAGATATGATAATACCCTCATAACAAAGTTTTTTGGTCTTCACAGGATTAAACCTTCTAGTGGTCAAAAG TTTCGCTTTGTTGTGATGGGGAATATGTTCTGCACGGAGTTACGAATCCATCGAAGATTTGATCTTAAAGGTTCTTCATTGGGGCGATCTGCTGACAAAGTTGAAATTGAAGAGAATACTATACTTAAAGATCTGGATTTGAACTACTCCTTCTATTTGGAACCAACTTGGCGAGATGCACTTCTAGA GCAGATCAAAATAGACAGCAAATTCTTGGAATCAGAGGACATAATGGATTACAGCTTGTTACTCGGAGTTCATTATCGAGCACCACAACATCTACGCTCTCTAATGTCTTATAGCCAGCGCATCTCTGTGGATGCATTGGGGATCGTCGCTGAAGATG AGTCCATGGAGGATGAAATATCACCACAAGGCCTTGTTTTGGTCCCACGCAGTTCTGACGACAGTAGTGTGGTTACGGGACCACATATTAGAGGCAGCCGACTGCGTGCATCATCCTCAACTGGGGATGAGGAAGTAGATCTTCTCCTCCCGGGAACAGCAAG GCTCCAGATCCAACTTGGGGTGAATATGCCAGCAAGAGCCGAGAAACTTCATGGGGATGATGCTAGGGAAGCTTTTCAGGAGGTTTATGACGTGGTCTTATATTTGGGCATTATCGATATCCTGCAAGAGTACaatataactaaaaagatAGAACATGCCTACAAATCCGTGCAATTTGATTCGGTGAAGATCTCTGCTGTTGACCCGAAATTCTACTCAGAACGCTTTCTGGAATTCATCCAAAAGGTGTTTCCATCAAATGGTGTCCCAGGATAG
- the LOC125224007 gene encoding zinc finger protein ZAT5-like: MMMLQEVSTMIKGKRSKRPRSASPLSVISDVSPSHSAHDEEEEDMANCLILLAKGRSSPPPAEEAYQCKTCSKCFSSFQALGGHRASHKKPLMDDTTDLSLQISSCRSASSPSKTRVHECSICGAEFGSGQALGGHMRRHRPIPANHGVKKARSLLSLDLNLPAPEDDQPESKFPFPAKEQVIVFAASPLIHCHY, translated from the coding sequence ATGATGATGCTGCAAGAAGTTAGTACTATGATCAAGGGGAAGAGGAGCAAGCGGCCGCGCTCGGCCTCCCCACTCAGCGTTATAAGCGACGTCTCCCCTTCCCACTCCGCAcatgatgaggaggaggaagataTGGCTAATTGTCTAATCCTATTAGCCAAAGGGAGATCATCACCACCACCGGCCGAGGAGGCCTACCAATGCAAAACGTGTAGCAAGTGTTTCTCATCCTTCCAAGCTCTTGGCGGCCACCGCGCCAGCCACAAGAAGCCCTTGATGGATGACACCACGGATCTCTCACTTCAAATCTCAAGCTGCAGATCGGCATCGTCCCCGAGCAAGACTAGGGTTCACGAGTGCTCCATATGCGGCGCCGAGTTTGGCTCCGGCCAGGCCTTGGGCGGCCACATGCGCCGCCATAGGCCCATTCCGGCCAATCATGGAGTCAAGAAGGCGAGGAGTCTCTTATCCTTAGATCTCAATCTTCCGGCACCGGAAGATGATCAACCGGAATCTAAGTTTCCTTTTCCGGCAAAGGAACAAGTCATAGTCTTCGCTGCTTCGCCATTGATTCACTGCCATTATTAA
- the LOC125222522 gene encoding poly [ADP-ribose] polymerase tankyrase, which translates to MAVADGRRDDDEDGAALFEEEGVDYAEDIDLSDIPIHLRPLASSAESGNLDALRQALDAFDGNIDEPVEDGDTVLHLTCLFGHLNCVQFLLERGANMEAKDEDGAIPLHDACAGGYLEIAQLLLSSANDPVRVNRMLETIDMEGDTPLHHAARGEYTNVVRLLLSYGASPSTTNLYGKTPAELADAGTETRSILEEAQGALLRQQA; encoded by the exons ATGGCGGTAGCTGATGGACGACGCGATGACGACGAAGACGGCGCCGCTCTCTTCGAGGAAGAAGGTGTCGACTACGCCGAAGACATCGATCTTTCCGATATACCTATTCACCTCCGTCCCCTCGCCTCCTCCGCCGAGTCTGGCAACCTCGACGCCCTACGCCAAGCCCTAG aTGCTTTTGATGGTAACATTGATGAACCAGTGGAAGATGGTGATACTGTTCTTCATCTCACGTGCCTCTTTGGCCATTTGAATTGTGTCCAG TTTTTGTTGGAAAGAGGAGCTAACATGGAAGCAAAGGACGAGGATGGAGCAATTCCCTTGCATGATGCTTGTGCTGGAG GCTATCTGGAAATTGCCCAACTACTTCTAAGCTCTGCTAATGATCCTGTCCGTGTGAACAGAATGTTGGAGACTATTGATATGGAAGGGGACACG CCTCTCCACCATGCTGCTAGAGGAGAGTACACCAATGTTGTAAGGTTGTTGCTTTCATATGGAGCTTCTCCAAGtacaacaaatctatatggGAAG ACTCCTGCTGAACTTGCTGATGCTGGAACTGAAACTAGGAGCATTCTGGAAGAGGCTCAAGGTGCTCTACTTCGCCAGCAGGCCTAG